A section of the Pimelobacter simplex genome encodes:
- a CDS encoding FAD-binding protein has translation MDWAEEYDVLVAGSGAGGMAGAYTAAREGLRVCLVEAGDTFGGTTAYSGGGGAWFPANPVLLRAGTDDTIEDALEYYRAVVGDRTPADLQETYVRGGAGLIAYLEEDDHFSFEPYPWPDYFGEAPKARRDGQRHIVPTPLPVPDAPDLREVVRGPLDHDRLGTPQPDDLFLGGRALVARFLTALADYPDATLLRSTALTELVVEDGAVVGAIVEHDGVRRAIRARRGVVLAAGGFEANDELRQKYGVPGVARDTMGPPTNIGAAHQAAIAVGADTDLMGEAWWSPGLTHPDGRSAFALWFTGGIFVDDQGQRFVNESAPYDRLGRAIIDHLTEGGVTRPYWMVYDHKEGSVPPVRATNVSMVDEEHYVAAGLWHTADTLPELAALIGVPADALVATVERFNGLVADGFDADFGRGGEAYDRFFSGGEPPLTSIDEGPFHAAAFGISDLGTKGGLRTDTSARVLTADGTPIPGLYAAGNTMAAPSGTTYPGGGNPIGTSMLFSHLAVRHLAGAGEEAR, from the coding sequence ATGGACTGGGCAGAGGAGTACGACGTACTGGTGGCGGGCTCCGGCGCCGGCGGCATGGCCGGGGCCTACACCGCGGCCCGCGAGGGGCTCCGCGTGTGCCTGGTCGAGGCCGGTGACACGTTCGGTGGGACGACCGCCTACTCCGGCGGTGGCGGGGCCTGGTTCCCGGCCAACCCGGTGCTGCTCCGGGCCGGGACCGACGACACGATCGAGGACGCGCTGGAGTACTACCGCGCGGTGGTCGGCGACCGCACCCCCGCGGACCTGCAGGAGACCTACGTGCGCGGTGGGGCCGGGCTGATCGCCTACCTCGAGGAGGACGACCACTTCTCCTTCGAGCCCTACCCCTGGCCGGACTACTTCGGCGAGGCCCCCAAGGCCCGCCGCGACGGGCAGCGGCACATCGTCCCGACGCCGCTGCCGGTGCCGGACGCACCCGATCTGCGCGAGGTGGTGCGCGGGCCGCTCGACCACGACCGGCTCGGCACGCCGCAGCCCGACGACCTGTTCCTCGGCGGCCGGGCCCTCGTGGCCCGCTTCCTCACCGCCCTGGCGGACTACCCCGACGCCACGCTGCTGCGCTCGACGGCGCTCACCGAGCTCGTCGTCGAGGACGGCGCCGTGGTCGGCGCGATCGTCGAGCACGACGGCGTACGCCGGGCGATCCGCGCGCGCCGTGGCGTGGTGCTGGCCGCCGGCGGCTTCGAGGCCAACGACGAGCTCCGCCAGAAGTACGGCGTCCCCGGCGTCGCGCGCGACACGATGGGCCCGCCCACCAACATCGGCGCCGCGCACCAGGCGGCGATCGCCGTCGGCGCGGACACCGACCTCATGGGCGAGGCCTGGTGGTCGCCCGGGCTGACCCACCCCGACGGGCGCTCGGCGTTCGCGCTGTGGTTCACCGGCGGCATCTTCGTCGACGACCAGGGGCAGCGCTTCGTCAACGAGTCGGCCCCCTACGACCGGCTCGGCCGGGCGATCATCGACCACCTCACCGAGGGCGGGGTGACCCGGCCCTACTGGATGGTCTACGACCACAAGGAGGGCTCGGTCCCGCCGGTGCGCGCCACCAACGTCTCGATGGTCGACGAGGAGCACTACGTCGCCGCGGGCCTGTGGCACACCGCCGACACGCTGCCCGAGCTGGCCGCGCTCATCGGCGTCCCGGCCGACGCGCTGGTCGCGACGGTCGAGCGCTTCAACGGCCTGGTCGCCGACGGCTTCGACGCGGACTTCGGCCGCGGCGGCGAGGCCTACGACCGGTTCTTCTCCGGCGGAGAGCCGCCGCTGACGAGCATCGACGAGGGCCCGTTCCACGCGGCGGCCTTCGGCATCTCCGACCTCGGCACCAAGGGCGGGCTGCGCACGGACACGTCCGCGCGCGTGCTCACCGCCGACGGGACGCCCATCCCCGGGCTCTACGCCGCGGGCAACACGATGGCGGCGCCGAGCGGCACCACCTACCCGGGCGGCGGCAACCCGATCGGCACGAGCATGCTGTTCAGCCACCTCGCCGTGCGGCACCTGGCCGGGGCCGGGGAGGAGGCCCGGTGA
- a CDS encoding TetR/AcrR family transcriptional regulator, producing MSSSTAERTRPGRSGILDAATRLFAAQGVSGTSLQQIADAAGITKAAVYHHFPTKEQVVAAVLAPALEAIDAIVRTAGAHEGPRAITEAAIIGLADQAVTHRGRWAVLLQDAAVEEYVRNHPDHDELFTRLRALLTGPDPAPATRLQVAIFLSGLLGPAQDPSCVDIDDDALRAGIVQAGRRLLLLDEPPA from the coding sequence ATGAGCAGCAGCACCGCCGAACGCACCCGCCCCGGCCGCAGCGGCATCCTCGACGCCGCCACCCGGCTGTTCGCGGCGCAGGGCGTCTCCGGCACGTCGCTGCAGCAGATCGCCGACGCCGCCGGGATCACCAAGGCCGCCGTCTACCACCACTTCCCCACCAAGGAGCAGGTCGTCGCCGCCGTCCTCGCCCCCGCGCTCGAGGCCATCGACGCCATCGTGCGCACCGCCGGCGCCCACGAGGGCCCGCGGGCGATCACCGAGGCGGCGATCATCGGGCTCGCCGACCAGGCCGTCACCCACCGCGGCCGCTGGGCCGTGCTGCTCCAGGACGCCGCCGTCGAGGAGTACGTCCGCAACCACCCCGACCACGACGAGCTCTTCACCCGGCTGCGCGCGCTCCTCACCGGACCCGACCCCGCGCCGGCCACCCGGCTCCAGGTCGCGATCTTCCTGTCCGGCCTGCTCGGGCCGGCCCAGGACCCGAGCTGCGTCGACATCGACGACGACGCATTGCGGGCCGGCATCGTCCAGGCCGGGCGCCGGCTCCTGCTGCTCGACGAGCCCCCGGCCTGA
- a CDS encoding sensor histidine kinase, giving the protein MKQVTRWLPDAAAALATFVLGMAEVNRYAYDDPWVAVLVVAGIALAVGLSRALPGVALAAAWVTAGVQVQSGTHPLLTQVLLATVAFGCARWGRIPTVWLSGLSIPLAAVVAVVWLSPYEFYEALQIIGIDGIAADAYRTGRFDWRLIGAVVGIALLATPWLLGLALRFAARSELSRRSQVAAEAQRDQAEEIAQLREEQAQLARDVHDVVGHSLAVILAQAESAQYLEDADTQGLKITMSNIATSARSSLDDVRQVLSSTASQNQGQTPPATRHADLDSLVDGVRASGHEVVTTEVGTPQPLPPELGVVAFRVLQEMLTNAIKHGRRDRPVLVERHWEGDLRIEVQNAVPEDLPHLAETQPIALAASAPPTLPPPTGGGQGLDGMRRRLEAVGGHLDVRRRTDPPTFTATAWVPMRSR; this is encoded by the coding sequence GTGAAGCAGGTGACGCGCTGGCTGCCGGACGCCGCCGCGGCCCTGGCGACGTTCGTCCTCGGGATGGCGGAGGTCAACCGCTATGCCTACGACGACCCGTGGGTCGCGGTCCTGGTCGTCGCCGGCATCGCGCTCGCCGTCGGCCTCTCCCGCGCCCTGCCCGGCGTGGCGCTGGCCGCCGCCTGGGTCACGGCCGGGGTGCAGGTGCAGTCGGGCACCCACCCGCTGCTGACCCAGGTGCTGCTCGCCACGGTCGCGTTCGGCTGCGCCCGCTGGGGCCGGATCCCGACCGTGTGGCTGAGCGGGCTCTCGATCCCGCTCGCCGCCGTGGTCGCGGTCGTGTGGCTGAGTCCCTACGAGTTCTACGAGGCGCTCCAGATCATCGGCATCGACGGCATCGCCGCCGACGCCTACCGGACCGGCCGCTTCGACTGGCGGCTCATCGGCGCCGTCGTCGGCATCGCCCTGCTCGCCACGCCCTGGCTGCTCGGGCTCGCGCTCCGCTTCGCCGCCCGATCCGAGCTCTCCCGGCGCTCCCAGGTCGCGGCCGAGGCGCAGCGCGACCAGGCCGAGGAGATCGCCCAGCTCCGCGAGGAGCAGGCCCAGCTCGCCCGCGACGTCCACGACGTCGTCGGGCACTCGCTGGCGGTGATCCTGGCCCAGGCCGAGTCGGCGCAGTACCTCGAGGACGCCGACACCCAGGGCCTCAAGATCACGATGTCCAACATCGCCACGTCGGCACGCTCCTCGCTCGACGACGTCCGCCAGGTGCTCTCCTCGACCGCGAGCCAGAACCAGGGCCAGACCCCGCCGGCCACCCGGCACGCCGACCTCGACAGCCTCGTCGACGGGGTCCGGGCCAGCGGGCACGAGGTGGTCACCACCGAGGTCGGGACGCCGCAGCCGCTCCCGCCCGAGCTCGGCGTGGTCGCCTTCCGGGTGCTCCAGGAGATGCTCACCAACGCCATCAAGCACGGTCGCCGAGACCGGCCGGTCCTGGTCGAGCGGCACTGGGAGGGCGACCTGCGCATCGAGGTGCAGAACGCCGTCCCCGAGGACCTCCCGCACCTCGCGGAGACCCAGCCGATCGCCCTCGCCGCCTCCGCGCCCCCGACCCTGCCGCCCCCGACCGGCGGTGGCCAGGGCCTCGACGGCATGCGGCGCCGGCTCGAGGCGGTCGGCGGCCACCTGGACGTACGCCGTCGTACCGACCCGCCGACGTTCACCGCCACGGCCTGGGTGCCGATGCGCTCTCGCTGA
- a CDS encoding 3-ketosteroid-delta-1-dehydrogenase, giving the protein MSDTTVDLLVIGSGTGLAAALSAREQGLDVLVVEKTEYVGGSTARSGGAFWIPANPALVEAGSRDTLERGETYLDAVVGDNAPKARWQAFLKHGPDTIKMLRRTTALQLMWARGYSDYHPELPGGDAAGRSIESKPFDASVLGEARPLLRPGVVEAPVPMPVTGADYKWMNLVARKPGKGLPRILRRAAQGIGGMALGRDYLAGGQALAAGLFDGALRAGIPIWRETTLVELVTDGDRVVGAVLERDGGRVTVTARRGVVLAAGGFDHDMEMRRRYQAEFLDDWSLGNDGNTGDAIKLAAEVGADLTLMDQTWWFPAVAPLPGGTPQVLLAERSLPGSIIVDGQGRRFINESTDYMTFGQTVLGRDRAGDPVGTMWLVFDQAYRNSYVLAGSLFPRMALPQQWYDAGIAHKAGSAAELARATGLPEDALVATLRRFDTMAAAGIDDDFHRGNSAYDRYYGDPTVTPNPNLRPLDRGDLYAVQVVLSDLGTCGGIRADELGRPLRADGSVIDGLYAIGNTAGNVFGRSYPGAGATIGQGLVFGHIVATHAASHAPVQVG; this is encoded by the coding sequence ATGTCCGACACCACCGTGGACCTCCTCGTCATCGGCTCGGGCACCGGGCTCGCCGCCGCCCTGAGCGCACGCGAGCAGGGGCTCGACGTCCTCGTCGTCGAGAAGACCGAGTACGTCGGCGGCTCGACCGCCCGCTCGGGCGGCGCCTTCTGGATCCCGGCGAACCCGGCGCTGGTCGAGGCCGGCTCGCGCGACACGCTCGAGCGCGGCGAGACCTACCTCGACGCCGTCGTGGGCGACAACGCCCCCAAGGCGCGCTGGCAGGCCTTCTTGAAGCACGGCCCGGACACGATCAAGATGCTGCGCCGCACGACCGCGCTCCAGCTGATGTGGGCCCGGGGCTACTCCGACTACCACCCCGAGCTGCCCGGCGGCGACGCCGCGGGCCGCAGCATCGAGAGCAAGCCCTTCGACGCCTCCGTGCTGGGCGAGGCCCGCCCGCTGCTGCGCCCCGGCGTGGTCGAGGCGCCGGTCCCGATGCCGGTCACCGGCGCGGACTACAAGTGGATGAACCTGGTCGCCCGCAAGCCGGGCAAGGGCCTGCCGCGCATCCTGCGCCGGGCCGCCCAGGGCATCGGCGGCATGGCGCTGGGCCGGGACTACCTGGCCGGCGGCCAGGCGCTCGCGGCCGGGCTGTTCGACGGCGCGCTGCGCGCGGGCATCCCGATCTGGCGCGAGACCACGCTGGTCGAGCTGGTCACCGACGGCGACCGGGTGGTCGGCGCGGTGCTGGAGCGCGACGGCGGCCGGGTCACGGTGACCGCGCGCCGCGGCGTCGTCCTCGCGGCGGGCGGGTTCGACCACGACATGGAGATGAGGCGCCGCTACCAGGCGGAGTTCCTCGACGACTGGAGCCTCGGCAACGACGGCAACACCGGCGACGCGATCAAGCTCGCCGCCGAGGTCGGCGCCGACCTGACGCTCATGGACCAGACCTGGTGGTTCCCGGCCGTCGCCCCGCTCCCCGGCGGTACGCCGCAGGTGCTGCTCGCCGAGCGCTCGCTGCCCGGCTCGATCATCGTCGACGGTCAGGGCCGCCGGTTCATCAACGAGTCGACCGACTACATGACCTTCGGCCAGACCGTGCTCGGCCGCGACCGCGCCGGCGACCCGGTCGGCACGATGTGGCTGGTCTTCGACCAGGCCTACCGCAACAGCTACGTCCTCGCCGGCTCGCTGTTCCCGCGGATGGCCCTCCCCCAGCAGTGGTACGACGCGGGCATCGCGCACAAGGCCGGCTCGGCCGCCGAGCTGGCCCGGGCGACCGGACTGCCCGAGGACGCGCTCGTCGCCACCCTGCGCCGCTTCGACACCATGGCGGCCGCCGGGATCGACGACGACTTCCACCGGGGCAACAGCGCCTACGACCGCTACTACGGCGACCCGACGGTCACCCCGAACCCGAACCTGCGCCCCCTCGACCGCGGCGACCTGTACGCCGTCCAGGTGGTGCTGAGCGACCTCGGCACCTGCGGCGGCATCCGCGCCGACGAGCTCGGCCGCCCGCTGCGCGCCGACGGCAGCGTGATCGACGGGCTCTACGCGATCGGCAACACCGCGGGCAACGTCTTCGGGCGCAGCTACCCGGGCGCCGGCGCGACCATCGGCCAGGGCCTGGTGTTCGGTCACATCGTGGCCACCCACGCGGCCAGCCACGCGCCCGTCCAGGTCGGCTGA
- a CDS encoding DUF4287 domain-containing protein produces the protein MSETAKAAPGPASYFPSIEKKYGRPIAAWQETLRAHPDYASAKHGDLVAFLKAEHGLGHGHANALVVHTLREDRG, from the coding sequence ATGAGCGAGACCGCCAAGGCAGCCCCCGGCCCTGCGTCGTACTTCCCCTCGATCGAGAAGAAGTACGGCCGCCCCATCGCCGCGTGGCAGGAGACCCTCCGCGCCCACCCCGACTACGCGAGCGCCAAGCACGGCGACCTGGTTGCCTTCCTCAAGGCCGAGCACGGCCTGGGGCACGGGCACGCCAACGCGCTCGTCGTGCACACCCTGCGCGAGGACCGCGGCTAG
- a CDS encoding IclR family transcriptional regulator — protein sequence MTVTALPTTAPVASVAPDVDPDDRRTPLGVVGRVTRILNAFSESPDRLMLEDVMALTGLPRSTAFRILGQLIDEGWVEHDTRGYRLGPHAPTLTGRPGEHQEVRVAASPYLNELHAVTGAVAHLSVLEGDRVHYLDKIGGSAARAVPSRVGARLLACDTVSGRALLACRSPEYVDEVLGPRLPPARLADLHRELAAVRQRRGVVHAPADPLTTGIASIAAPVLGPHGAVAAISLAVPGDLPPARIAPLLLGQAHRIAGVLHPQRRRHGRSWLR from the coding sequence GTGACCGTCACCGCCCTGCCCACCACCGCGCCCGTCGCGTCCGTCGCGCCGGACGTCGACCCCGACGATCGGCGTACCCCCCTGGGCGTCGTGGGCCGGGTGACCCGGATCCTCAACGCCTTCAGCGAGTCCCCCGACCGGCTGATGCTCGAGGACGTGATGGCGCTGACCGGGCTGCCCCGCTCGACCGCGTTCCGGATCCTCGGCCAGCTCATCGACGAGGGCTGGGTCGAGCACGACACCCGCGGCTACCGGCTCGGGCCGCACGCGCCCACGCTCACCGGCCGGCCCGGCGAGCACCAGGAGGTGCGGGTCGCCGCGTCGCCGTACCTCAACGAGCTGCACGCCGTCACCGGCGCGGTCGCGCACCTCTCGGTGCTCGAGGGCGACCGGGTGCACTACCTCGACAAGATCGGCGGCTCCGCGGCGCGCGCCGTCCCCTCGCGGGTCGGCGCCCGGCTGCTCGCCTGCGACACCGTCAGCGGGCGCGCACTGCTCGCCTGCCGCTCCCCCGAGTACGTCGACGAGGTGCTCGGCCCGCGGCTCCCCCCGGCCCGCCTGGCCGATCTCCACCGCGAGCTCGCCGCCGTGCGCCAGCGCCGCGGCGTCGTGCACGCGCCGGCCGACCCGCTCACCACCGGGATCGCCTCGATCGCCGCACCCGTCCTCGGCCCCCACGGCGCCGTCGCCGCGATCTCGCTCGCCGTCCCCGGCGACCTGCCGCCGGCCCGGATCGCCCCGCTCCTGCTCGGCCAGGCCCACCGGATCGCCGGGGTCCTGCACCCCCAGCGCCGCCGCCACGGCCGATCCTGGCTGCGCTGA
- a CDS encoding MarR family winged helix-turn-helix transcriptional regulator has product MPTTRPSEPTPTPSLEATTLRLLNAFARIAESQEHTRIFEEMGGVSLPAADLRLLEYLNGRPPVATSTVAAALVTDLSRTSRQARRLEELGYVARVPDPADGRRTLLEVAPAAQPVMNASLLGWAEASISATADWSDDEVAALARLLRIVHTGLSGWLADRPDSAAPELWRRLVAEDGVARSEARLALGETAVRLFAWLPQARWFEQLLRDHAPDLSPQVYLTLVVVGRHGPLAVSDLAERTWVDHTQASKRVSRLQELGLVERAADTFDRRTTLVRCSRRGVAQVRRLGAAQRADLSAALGPLDPADRDRWAALAERYVAALTARGLISEL; this is encoded by the coding sequence GTGCCGACCACCCGACCGAGCGAGCCCACCCCCACCCCCTCGCTCGAGGCGACGACCCTGCGCCTGCTCAACGCGTTCGCCCGGATCGCGGAGAGCCAGGAGCACACCCGGATCTTCGAGGAGATGGGCGGCGTCTCGCTGCCGGCCGCGGACCTGCGCCTGCTGGAGTACCTCAACGGACGACCGCCGGTCGCCACCAGCACCGTCGCCGCCGCGCTCGTCACCGACCTGTCCCGCACGAGCCGCCAGGCCCGCCGGCTCGAGGAGCTCGGGTACGTCGCCCGGGTGCCCGACCCGGCCGACGGCCGGCGCACGCTGCTCGAGGTCGCGCCCGCCGCGCAGCCGGTGATGAACGCCTCGCTGCTCGGCTGGGCCGAGGCCTCGATCAGCGCGACCGCCGACTGGTCCGACGACGAGGTCGCGGCGCTGGCCCGCCTCCTGCGGATCGTGCACACCGGGCTCAGCGGCTGGCTGGCCGACCGGCCCGACTCCGCCGCGCCCGAGCTGTGGCGCCGGCTCGTCGCCGAGGACGGCGTCGCGCGCTCGGAGGCGCGGCTGGCCCTGGGCGAGACGGCCGTGCGGCTGTTCGCGTGGCTGCCGCAGGCGCGCTGGTTCGAGCAGCTGCTGCGCGACCACGCCCCCGATCTCAGCCCGCAGGTCTACCTGACCCTCGTCGTGGTCGGCCGGCACGGACCGCTCGCCGTCTCCGACCTCGCCGAGCGGACCTGGGTGGACCACACCCAGGCGAGCAAGCGGGTCTCCCGGCTCCAGGAGCTCGGCCTGGTCGAGCGCGCGGCGGACACCTTCGACCGGCGCACCACCCTGGTCCGGTGCTCGCGCCGCGGCGTCGCCCAGGTACGCCGGCTCGGCGCCGCGCAGCGCGCCGACCTGAGCGCCGCGCTCGGCCCCCTCGACCCCGCCGACCGGGACCGCTGGGCCGCGCTGGCCGAGCGCTACGTGGCCGCGCTGACCGCCCGCGGGCTCATCTCCGAGCTGTGA
- a CDS encoding acyl-CoA dehydrogenase family protein — MGHDVLSAIEERAEQIAATGAANEKLGWLDDQAVALLRETGVMRMLQPAKYGGAQATPAEFAEAVMKVAACDGATGWVAGIVGLHPWEMAMMDSRLQEEVWGADPEVWIASPYAPMGMLTPEDGGFRLTGRWQFSSGTDHCDWIFLGATKADADGNPDFAAGMWHVVLPRADYTIVEDSWDVVGLRGTGSKDVIVEGAFIPDYRVLAYERLTDGSAPRDAGLDDPSYLMPFTTVFPSGITSAVLGICEGALAHHLAYQTNRLQISGTAVREDPYVLSAIGAAAAEIHASKVALLDSLRWSHDRVAAGHELTFAERSKNRQTQVTASWRAVRAMDEIVARSGGNGLRMDHPMQRFWRDGHMGLAHAINVPGPALHASALGEMDIVPPPGPLHSMI; from the coding sequence ATGGGCCACGATGTCCTGTCCGCGATCGAGGAGCGCGCCGAGCAGATCGCCGCGACCGGTGCGGCCAACGAGAAGCTCGGCTGGCTGGACGACCAGGCGGTCGCCCTGCTGCGCGAGACCGGCGTGATGCGGATGCTGCAGCCCGCCAAGTACGGCGGCGCGCAGGCCACCCCGGCGGAGTTCGCCGAGGCCGTCATGAAGGTCGCCGCCTGCGACGGCGCCACCGGCTGGGTCGCCGGCATCGTCGGCCTGCACCCGTGGGAGATGGCGATGATGGACTCCCGCCTCCAGGAGGAGGTCTGGGGTGCCGACCCCGAGGTGTGGATCGCCTCCCCCTACGCGCCGATGGGCATGCTGACCCCCGAGGACGGCGGCTTCCGGCTCACCGGGCGCTGGCAGTTCTCGTCCGGCACCGACCACTGCGACTGGATCTTCCTCGGCGCCACCAAGGCCGACGCCGACGGCAACCCCGACTTCGCCGCGGGCATGTGGCACGTCGTCCTGCCGCGGGCGGACTACACGATCGTCGAGGACTCCTGGGACGTCGTGGGCCTGCGCGGCACCGGCAGCAAGGACGTCATCGTCGAGGGGGCCTTCATCCCCGACTACCGGGTGCTCGCCTACGAGCGGCTCACCGACGGCTCGGCCCCGCGGGACGCCGGGCTGGACGACCCGTCGTACCTGATGCCGTTCACGACCGTCTTCCCCAGCGGCATCACCTCGGCCGTGCTGGGCATCTGCGAGGGCGCGCTCGCGCACCACCTCGCCTACCAGACCAACCGGCTCCAGATCAGCGGCACCGCGGTGCGCGAGGACCCCTACGTCCTCTCCGCGATCGGCGCCGCGGCGGCCGAGATCCACGCCTCCAAGGTGGCGCTGCTCGACAGCCTGCGCTGGAGCCACGACCGGGTCGCCGCCGGCCACGAGCTGACGTTCGCGGAGCGCTCGAAGAACCGCCAGACCCAGGTCACCGCGTCCTGGCGCGCGGTGCGCGCGATGGACGAGATCGTCGCCCGCTCCGGCGGCAACGGCCTGCGCATGGACCACCCGATGCAGCGCTTCTGGCGCGACGGCCACATGGGCCTCGCCCACGCCATCAACGTGCCTGGCCCGGCCCTGCACGCCTCGGCCCTGGGCGAGATGGACATCGTCCCGCCGCCCGGCCCGCTGCACTCGATGATCTGA
- a CDS encoding nuclear transport factor 2 family protein encodes MSADTKAAVARYLDAVASGSPAAIAALYAPEATLEDPVGSDPVRGRAAIEEFYGALAGARVRTELLAVRAVAGQAAFSFRVTTDGGDQQYVIEPIDVMTFDADGQITSMRAFWAPEDMVVTPV; translated from the coding sequence GTGAGCGCCGACACCAAGGCGGCCGTCGCCCGGTACCTCGACGCCGTCGCGAGCGGCTCCCCGGCCGCCATCGCGGCCCTCTATGCCCCCGAGGCGACGCTCGAGGACCCGGTCGGCTCCGACCCGGTCCGCGGGCGCGCGGCGATCGAGGAGTTCTACGGCGCGCTGGCCGGCGCGCGCGTGCGCACCGAGCTGCTCGCCGTCCGCGCGGTCGCCGGGCAGGCGGCGTTCTCGTTCCGGGTCACCACCGACGGCGGCGACCAGCAGTACGTCATCGAGCCGATCGACGTGATGACGTTCGACGCCGACGGGCAGATCACGTCGATGCGGGCCTTCTGGGCCCCCGAGGACATGGTCGTCACCCCGGTCTGA
- a CDS encoding response regulator, whose translation MSEPIRVLLVDDQELFREGVRVIVNAQEGMTVVGTAGDGVEAVRLVDELVPDVVLMDIRMPEMDGVEATRQIFLPDRAARRERPVRVVVLTTFNLDDRAAAAIRYGASGFLLKGTTPVMLRDAIRTVHAGNAVLAPADLSTLLDSQFQATVNPPASYLSLTDKEREVFAAVAKGLSNQEIAGRVFLSESTVKTHVGAVLRKLGLRDRVQIVVFAHEHGLVG comes from the coding sequence GTGAGCGAACCGATCCGCGTCCTGCTCGTCGACGACCAGGAGCTCTTCCGCGAGGGCGTCCGGGTGATCGTCAACGCCCAGGAGGGCATGACGGTCGTCGGCACCGCCGGCGACGGGGTCGAGGCGGTCCGGCTGGTCGACGAGCTGGTGCCCGACGTGGTGCTCATGGACATCCGGATGCCCGAGATGGACGGCGTCGAGGCGACCCGCCAGATCTTCCTGCCCGACCGCGCGGCCCGCCGCGAGCGCCCGGTCCGGGTGGTCGTGCTCACCACGTTCAACCTCGACGACCGCGCCGCCGCCGCGATCCGCTACGGCGCCAGCGGCTTCCTGCTCAAGGGCACCACGCCGGTGATGCTGCGCGACGCCATCCGCACCGTCCACGCCGGCAACGCCGTGCTGGCGCCGGCCGACCTGTCGACGCTGCTCGACAGCCAGTTCCAGGCGACGGTGAACCCGCCGGCGTCGTACCTGTCGCTGACGGACAAGGAGCGCGAGGTCTTCGCGGCCGTCGCCAAGGGCCTGTCGAACCAGGAGATCGCCGGGCGGGTCTTCCTCAGCGAGTCGACCGTCAAGACCCACGTCGGCGCGGTGCTGCGCAAGCTGGGGCTGCGCGACCGGGTCCAGATCGTGGTGTTCGCGCACGAGCACGGGCTGGTCGGGTGA
- a CDS encoding GrpB family protein has translation MPSRHDIVTFHDPPVPPGASPWVAGAGPSPDVRVVDPDPTWPDQFARLAAVVRRALGWRALVVEHVGSTAVPGLPAKPVIDVDLVVADAGDESSYVGALEEAGFELRVREPWWHEHRLLRPRPDAGLPACHLHVFGPDSPEVVKHRLFRDWLRGNPDECARYAEAKRGASAAATAAGEHGMQYNARKERVVREIYARMFAATGLTDEFPDAGGSVGP, from the coding sequence GTGCCCAGCCGCCACGACATCGTCACCTTCCACGACCCGCCGGTACCGCCGGGCGCCTCGCCCTGGGTGGCCGGCGCCGGGCCGAGCCCGGACGTGCGCGTCGTCGACCCGGACCCCACCTGGCCCGACCAGTTCGCCCGCCTCGCCGCCGTCGTACGACGCGCGCTCGGCTGGCGGGCGCTGGTGGTCGAGCACGTCGGCTCGACCGCGGTGCCCGGGCTCCCGGCCAAGCCGGTGATCGACGTCGACCTGGTGGTGGCCGACGCCGGGGACGAGTCGTCATACGTGGGGGCGTTGGAGGAGGCCGGCTTCGAGCTGCGCGTGCGCGAGCCCTGGTGGCACGAGCACCGGCTGCTGCGCCCGCGCCCCGACGCGGGTCTGCCGGCCTGCCACCTCCACGTCTTCGGCCCCGACAGCCCCGAGGTGGTCAAGCACCGGCTGTTCCGCGACTGGCTGCGCGGCAACCCCGATGAGTGCGCGCGCTACGCGGAGGCCAAGCGGGGCGCCTCGGCGGCGGCGACGGCGGCCGGCGAGCACGGGATGCAGTACAACGCCCGCAAGGAGCGGGTGGTCCGCGAGATCTATGCCCGGATGTTCGCCGCGACCGGCCTCACCGATGAGTTTCCGGACGCCGGCGGGTCGGTAGGGCCATGA
- a CDS encoding DUF5990 family protein, protein MLLEIRGHHLPGRTWAGDAVAHDDVHVGLQVGREPAELVPGDADRATWTTELRLVDLPDGTTDVRGPAVQGRRGERFVYLTWGDLGADGGFAMFRRAKLMLADVLALGVGTDSGLGPDDHVVATVDLTDERGGPRCARLEPPALTLALVRG, encoded by the coding sequence GTGCTGCTCGAGATCCGCGGACACCACCTGCCCGGCCGGACCTGGGCCGGCGACGCCGTCGCCCACGACGACGTCCACGTCGGCCTCCAGGTCGGGCGCGAACCCGCCGAGCTGGTCCCCGGGGACGCCGACCGCGCGACCTGGACCACCGAGCTGCGCCTGGTCGACCTGCCCGACGGCACCACCGACGTCCGTGGGCCGGCGGTCCAGGGCCGGCGCGGGGAACGCTTCGTCTACCTCACCTGGGGCGACCTCGGAGCCGACGGAGGCTTCGCGATGTTCCGCCGCGCCAAGCTGATGCTGGCCGACGTCCTCGCGCTCGGTGTGGGCACCGACTCGGGGCTCGGCCCGGACGACCACGTCGTCGCCACCGTCGACCTCACCGACGAACGCGGCGGACCGCGCTGCGCCCGGCTCGAGCCCCCCGCACTGACCCTCGCGCTCGTCCGGGGTTGA